From a region of the Pseudomonas fulva 12-X genome:
- the tagH gene encoding type VI secretion system-associated FHA domain protein TagH: protein MPLRLFITTYHKLTPGQRAEVELDRGELKIGRSAGNDWVLPDPERLVSSQHCVIQYRDGTYYITDTSTNGVILQNAGTRLRRGSSEPLQDGEVLKIGEYEIRVQISGISVAPTAPPASGMADDPFNSFEALLSRSAQPLEMPPVNPAPTAPAPRRDSPFDTKPDLFDFLSPPPAVAPSVSDHVPAQQHDFRPPRPTQPAPAVLPVELPEAAPASVIPADWDPFADLQAAAKPQPIPDPFAAPPRVDAPQIPDPFAAPPQAEAPPIPDPFADLAPLPAVEIPAFTVEQPPVEPVQPPPVAEPVAKPQPAPAPAPAPAPAPAPAPTAPSAVDDGELMEAFLRGAGLQHLRLDRAAAVAQMEAIGRSYRLMVEGLIDVLRARASLKGEFRMAQTMIQPVQNNPLKFAPNVDEALLMLLRHDNQAFMAPDQAVGESFDDLRAHQLALMAGVQAAIKYLLARFEPRELEGRLNKPSGLSALLPNGRRAHYWELFTELYATISQEAEDGFQELFGREFSRAYEEHIARLRGR from the coding sequence ATGCCGTTGCGCTTGTTCATCACCACGTACCACAAGCTGACCCCGGGGCAACGGGCGGAGGTCGAGCTCGATCGCGGTGAGCTGAAGATCGGGCGCAGCGCCGGCAACGACTGGGTGCTGCCCGACCCCGAGCGTCTGGTGTCCAGCCAGCACTGCGTGATCCAGTACCGCGACGGCACCTACTACATCACCGATACCAGCACCAACGGGGTGATCCTGCAGAACGCCGGCACGCGTCTGCGCCGCGGCAGCAGCGAGCCGCTGCAAGACGGCGAGGTGCTGAAGATCGGCGAATACGAGATTCGCGTGCAGATCAGCGGGATCAGCGTTGCCCCGACTGCGCCGCCGGCATCCGGTATGGCCGACGACCCATTCAACAGTTTCGAGGCGCTGCTCAGCCGCAGTGCCCAGCCGCTGGAAATGCCGCCGGTCAATCCCGCGCCGACCGCCCCGGCGCCGCGTCGCGATTCGCCATTCGATACCAAGCCGGATCTGTTCGATTTTCTCAGCCCGCCGCCGGCCGTGGCGCCGTCGGTGTCCGATCACGTGCCGGCCCAGCAGCATGACTTCCGGCCGCCGCGCCCGACGCAACCGGCGCCTGCGGTGTTGCCTGTCGAGCTGCCTGAAGCCGCACCAGCCTCGGTGATTCCGGCGGACTGGGATCCGTTCGCCGACTTGCAGGCCGCGGCGAAGCCCCAGCCGATTCCCGATCCCTTTGCCGCGCCGCCCAGGGTGGACGCGCCGCAGATTCCGGACCCCTTCGCCGCTCCGCCGCAAGCCGAGGCGCCGCCGATCCCGGATCCGTTCGCCGACCTGGCGCCGCTGCCGGCCGTGGAAATCCCCGCGTTTACCGTGGAACAGCCGCCAGTTGAGCCGGTTCAGCCGCCGCCGGTTGCCGAGCCGGTGGCGAAACCCCAGCCTGCACCTGCACCTGCACCTGCACCTGCACCTGCACCTGCACCTGCACCTACAGCGCCGTCGGCCGTTGACGATGGCGAGCTGATGGAAGCTTTCCTGCGCGGCGCCGGCCTGCAGCATCTGCGTCTGGACCGCGCAGCGGCCGTGGCGCAGATGGAGGCTATCGGCCGCAGCTACCGGCTGATGGTCGAGGGACTGATCGACGTGTTGCGCGCCCGTGCCAGCCTCAAGGGCGAGTTCCGCATGGCGCAGACCATGATCCAGCCGGTGCAGAACAACCCGCTGAAGTTCGCGCCCAACGTCGACGAAGCGCTGCTCATGTTGCTGCGTCACGACAACCAGGCGTTCATGGCGCCGGACCAGGCGGTGGGCGAGAGTTTCGACGACCTGCGTGCCCACCAGCTGGCGCTGATGGCGGGCGTGCAGGCCGCCATCAAATATTTGCTCGCGCGCTTTGAACCGCGTGAGCTGGAAGGGCGTCTGAACAAGCCGAGCGGGCTCTCGGCACTGCTGCCCAATGGCCGTCGGGCGCATTACTGGGAGCTGTTCACCGAGCTGTACGCGACCATCTCCCAGGAGGCCGAGGACGGTTTCCAGGAGCTGTTCGGCCGTGAATTCAGCCGCGCCTACGAAGAACACATTGCGAGATTGCGAGGCCGTTGA
- the tssJ gene encoding type VI secretion system lipoprotein TssJ, whose translation MPRILPLLVFVLLSACASGPKEPVPTTVELQLQASRDLNPALDSVASPVWVQIYQLRNASTFSRADFFSLVDRADATLAGELIETERFVVRPGETQRKSLTLDDATRHLGVVVAYRALDRSIWRQVIEIPAHQASALRLQLDAYAISATPLTPLE comes from the coding sequence ATGCCAAGGATTTTGCCACTGCTGGTTTTCGTGTTGCTCAGCGCCTGCGCGTCGGGGCCGAAGGAGCCGGTGCCCACCACCGTCGAGTTGCAGCTACAGGCCAGCCGCGACCTCAACCCGGCGCTCGACAGCGTAGCCTCGCCGGTCTGGGTGCAGATCTACCAGCTGCGCAATGCCTCGACCTTTTCCCGTGCCGATTTCTTCTCGCTGGTCGATCGCGCCGACGCCACCCTGGCTGGCGAGCTGATCGAAACCGAGCGTTTCGTGGTGCGCCCCGGCGAAACCCAGCGCAAGTCACTGACCCTCGACGACGCTACCCGCCACCTCGGCGTGGTGGTGGCCTACCGCGCCCTCGACCGTTCGATCTGGCGCCAGGTCATCGAAATTCCTGCCCATCAGGCCAGCGCCCTGCGCCTGCAGCTGGACGCCTATGCCATCAGCGCCACGCCGCTGACCCCCCTTGAGTGA
- the tssK gene encoding type VI secretion system baseplate subunit TssK produces the protein MSWNNRVVWSEGMFLRPQHFQQQDRYIETLVESRSHAVQPGAWGFSQLLIDSALLAQGKLAILSARGLLPDGTPFNIPESDAAPAPLNIDENLRDGIVYLALPLRRAGLRDTVEAGEPLGSARYLSSVHEVRDDNSSLESRAPVAIGSLALRLITERDGLDEHAAVGVVRVVEKREDRSLLLDDSYIPPLLDVSASRPLAGFRNELLGLLHQRGEALAGRVVASGAGGASEIADFLLLQLVNRAQPLVAHLARIAPLHPEVLYRELVALAGEFSTFTAAERRPGEYPVYEHDDLTSTFAPVMLALRQALSMVIDSRAIPIPIVEKSYGVHVAMLADKSLLDSASFILVVRADVPGESLRGHFPQQAKIGSVEHIRDLVNLQLPGIGLLPLPVAPRQLPYHAGSNYFELDRGSDHWKQLIHSGGFAFHIAGQFPGLNLAFWAIRG, from the coding sequence ATGTCCTGGAACAATCGTGTGGTTTGGTCGGAGGGAATGTTCCTGCGACCGCAGCACTTCCAGCAGCAGGATCGCTATATCGAAACCCTGGTCGAAAGCCGCAGCCATGCCGTGCAGCCCGGCGCCTGGGGCTTTTCCCAACTGCTGATCGACAGCGCCCTGCTGGCCCAGGGCAAGCTGGCGATCCTCTCGGCGCGCGGCCTGCTGCCGGACGGCACGCCCTTCAACATTCCCGAGAGCGACGCCGCGCCGGCGCCCTTGAACATCGATGAGAACCTGCGCGACGGCATCGTCTACCTGGCCCTGCCGCTGCGCCGTGCCGGCCTGCGCGACACCGTGGAAGCCGGCGAGCCGCTCGGCTCGGCGCGCTACCTGAGCAGCGTGCATGAAGTGCGTGACGACAACTCCTCGCTGGAAAGCCGCGCGCCGGTGGCCATCGGTTCCCTGGCACTGCGCCTGATCACCGAGCGTGACGGCCTCGACGAGCACGCCGCCGTGGGCGTGGTGCGCGTGGTGGAAAAACGCGAGGACCGCAGCCTGCTGCTCGACGACAGCTACATTCCGCCGCTGCTCGACGTCAGTGCCTCGCGGCCGCTGGCCGGGTTTCGCAACGAACTGCTCGGCCTGCTGCACCAGCGTGGTGAAGCCCTGGCCGGGCGGGTGGTCGCCTCCGGTGCCGGCGGCGCCTCGGAGATCGCCGATTTCCTGCTGCTGCAACTGGTCAACCGCGCCCAGCCGCTGGTCGCGCACCTGGCGCGCATCGCCCCGCTGCACCCGGAAGTGCTGTACCGCGAACTGGTGGCCCTCGCCGGTGAATTCTCGACCTTCACCGCCGCCGAACGCCGGCCAGGCGAGTACCCGGTGTACGAACACGACGACCTGACCAGCACCTTCGCACCGGTGATGCTGGCGTTGCGTCAGGCGCTATCGATGGTCATCGACAGCCGCGCGATCCCGATTCCCATCGTCGAGAAATCCTACGGCGTGCACGTGGCGATGCTCGCCGACAAATCGCTGCTCGACTCGGCCAGTTTCATCCTCGTGGTGCGCGCCGACGTGCCGGGCGAGAGCCTGCGCGGGCATTTCCCGCAACAGGCCAAGATCGGCTCGGTGGAGCACATCCGCGACCTGGTCAACCTGCAGTTGCCGGGCATCGGCCTGCTGCCGCTACCGGTGGCGCCGCGCCAGCTGCCGTACCACGCCGGTTCCAACTACTTCGAACTGGACCGGGGCAGCGATCACTGGAAGCAGCTGATCCATTCCGGCGGTTTCGCTTTCCATATCGCAGGCCAGTTCCCGGGCCTGAACCTGGCCTTCTGGGCCATCCGAGGCTGA
- a CDS encoding DotU family type VI secretion system protein produces MTIDDPFGALPGQPGKGSDPANDRTMIMPRPGGRAAEPARPAPAGSPPPAMPSAPPLAARGLGLNPIEAAAGPMLALLTRLRSTISHPAPASLRAQLLGYLRQFEDKARAAGVAQDEVMLARYVLCTALDEAVMSTPWGSSSDWSKQSLLITLHNEAWGGEKVFQLLDHCLQNPRQRLNLLELLYLCISLGMEGRYRVMQDGRSQLDALRERVAATIRSTRGEIERELSPHWRGLVVARDRLRQFLPPWVAVAIGLAILLVLLFGLRMKLAAEAEPVFRNLHALGDVPVQTIDRPAQQPRIVERPRLAGFLAEEIRAQKVAVEDAVDRSVVTIRGDQLFASGSASIADDFQPLLLRIAEAIRKVNGQVLVTGHSDNRPIATLRYPSNWKLSQDRAQQVMDVLVAKTGQPARFRAEGRSDTEAVASNDTAEGRARNRRVEITVFAEGVE; encoded by the coding sequence ATGACCATCGACGATCCATTTGGCGCCTTGCCCGGCCAGCCCGGCAAGGGCAGTGACCCGGCTAACGACCGCACCATGATCATGCCGCGCCCCGGTGGCCGTGCGGCCGAGCCTGCGCGCCCGGCACCTGCCGGCTCGCCGCCGCCAGCCATGCCCAGCGCGCCGCCCCTGGCTGCCCGTGGCCTGGGCCTGAACCCCATCGAAGCCGCCGCAGGTCCCATGCTGGCGCTGCTGACGCGCCTGCGCAGCACCATTTCCCATCCCGCGCCGGCCAGCCTGCGCGCCCAGCTGCTCGGCTACCTGCGCCAGTTCGAGGACAAGGCCCGCGCCGCCGGGGTGGCCCAGGACGAAGTGATGCTGGCGCGCTACGTGCTGTGCACCGCCCTGGACGAAGCGGTGATGAGCACGCCCTGGGGCAGCAGCAGCGACTGGAGCAAGCAGAGCCTGCTGATCACCCTGCACAACGAGGCCTGGGGCGGCGAAAAGGTGTTCCAGCTGCTCGACCACTGCCTGCAGAACCCGCGCCAGCGCCTCAACCTGCTGGAACTCCTGTACCTGTGCATCAGCCTCGGCATGGAGGGACGCTACCGGGTCATGCAGGATGGTCGCAGCCAGCTCGACGCCTTGCGCGAGCGGGTGGCGGCGACCATCCGCAGCACCCGTGGCGAAATCGAGCGCGAGCTGTCGCCGCACTGGCGCGGCCTGGTGGTCGCCCGTGACCGGCTGCGCCAGTTCCTGCCGCCCTGGGTGGCGGTGGCCATCGGCCTGGCGATCCTGCTGGTGCTGCTGTTCGGCCTGCGCATGAAGCTGGCCGCCGAGGCCGAGCCGGTGTTCCGCAACCTGCACGCTCTGGGTGATGTGCCGGTGCAGACCATCGACCGCCCGGCTCAGCAGCCACGCATCGTCGAGCGCCCGCGCCTGGCCGGTTTCCTGGCCGAGGAAATTCGCGCGCAGAAAGTCGCGGTGGAAGATGCTGTCGACCGTTCGGTGGTGACCATCCGCGGCGACCAGTTGTTCGCCTCCGGCAGTGCATCGATTGCCGATGACTTCCAGCCATTGCTGCTGCGTATCGCCGAAGCCATTCGCAAGGTCAACGGCCAGGTGCTGGTCACCGGCCACAGCGACAACCGGCCCATCGCCACGCTGCGCTATCCGTCCAACTGGAAGCTCTCCCAGGACCGCGCCCAGCAGGTGATGGACGTGCTGGTGGCCAAGACCGGCCAGCCCGCACGCTTCCGTGCCGAAGGGCGCAGCGATACCGAGGCGGTGGCATCCAACGACACGGCAGAAGGCCGTGCGCGTAACCGCCGCGTGGAAATCACAGTTTTTGCGGAGGGCGTCGAGTGA
- the tssM gene encoding type VI secretion system membrane subunit TssM: protein MKAFFGFMARWVMPVLGLVALALVIWFIGPLIAIGGFEPLAGTTARWTLIILLFAAWAAWRVLRIIQARRNAARVMQGLVEVAPDPTSVATAEELATLRQRMDEALGLLKRAKLGGGERRNLYELPWYVIIGPPGSGKTTALANSGLRFPLAEQMGAGAVRGVGGTRNCDWWFADEAVLLDTAGRYTTQDSHAAVDKAAWLGFLDLLKKQRSRRPIDGAFVAISLSDLLLGSESERAAHAVAIRSRVQELYTQLGVRFPVYVMLTKLDLVPGFMEFFEGLSKEERAQVWGMTFTLDDGKSVEGPLQVFRSEFDALEARLNERLVERLQQERDPARRDLIYGFPQQFAALREALAGFLDGVFKPNPYEERVLLRGVYLTSGTQEGSPIDRLIGAMAQSMSLDRQHLARQTGTGRSYFIERLLRDVVFGERGLVGANPKVERQKRWLARGVIAATVVLVLGTAAVWFASFRANQAYIAAVDARVQPLRGELQALSPAQREVLAVQPLLDAIRNVSGDAPSWAEGFGLYQGDMLDSEASSVYRKLLIAVMAPRVLARLEEQLRAGGNSDFLYEGLKAYLMLGEAERYDADFIKAWIALDWDRSLPRDLLPEQRDALNAHLAALYDRQPPVVRLDEHLIEDVRRQLQRLSVAQRAYDRVKRQKLPDGIPDFRISEAAGRDAALVFTRKSGKPLNEPLSGFYTQRGYREAFLVGSVSQAGTLAEEQWVLGRSLDDGQDAAALALEVRRLYVQDYMRQWDALLADLDFVPVTSVAQAADVLRVLSGPTSPLKKLLQAVAKETDLQKEERLVAEKLKERGGDTVDRLKQQLGSLVGQSEEGAAQVLATEMDPITAHFAELNSLVEAGDGQPPAIDALLQDLNALYVQVSAMSGASGDALLGESRNQTTAAADQVRLSAERQPPVVQGFLKSVVGSTTGTMMGGIRNQLNAAWMSEVVSVYRQSLAGRYPLDRSSSRDATLDDFGHFFGQGGVLDSYFRRYLQPYVDTSASTWRWQPGAAQKLGIGSGVLQTFQRAASIREAFFRSGGTQPMVRFELRPVAMDASIEQFQLDLDGQQFSYDHGPARPVAMQWPSANGTGVVRLNISPASVTGRSGITLEGPWAWFRLLDQSDLAQGNSPDRFTLRMRVDNASISSELRASSAFNPFRRQVVSGFSLPERL from the coding sequence GTGAAGGCGTTTTTCGGTTTCATGGCCCGTTGGGTCATGCCGGTGCTGGGCCTGGTCGCGCTGGCACTGGTGATCTGGTTCATCGGCCCGCTGATCGCCATCGGCGGTTTCGAGCCTCTGGCGGGCACCACCGCGCGCTGGACGCTGATCATCCTGCTGTTCGCTGCCTGGGCAGCCTGGCGGGTGCTGCGCATCATCCAGGCACGGCGCAATGCCGCCAGGGTCATGCAGGGGCTGGTCGAAGTCGCGCCGGACCCCACCAGCGTGGCCACCGCCGAGGAGCTGGCCACCCTGCGCCAGCGCATGGACGAGGCCCTGGGCCTGCTCAAGCGCGCCAAGCTTGGCGGCGGCGAGCGGCGCAATCTCTACGAACTGCCGTGGTACGTGATCATCGGCCCGCCCGGTTCCGGCAAGACCACCGCCCTGGCCAATTCCGGGCTGCGTTTCCCGCTTGCCGAGCAGATGGGCGCCGGTGCCGTACGCGGCGTGGGCGGAACCCGCAATTGCGATTGGTGGTTCGCCGACGAGGCCGTGCTGCTCGATACTGCCGGCCGCTATACCACCCAGGATAGCCACGCCGCGGTCGACAAAGCCGCCTGGCTGGGCTTTCTCGACCTGCTGAAGAAGCAGCGTTCGCGCCGGCCCATCGATGGCGCCTTCGTGGCCATCAGCCTGTCCGATCTGCTGCTCGGCAGCGAGAGCGAGCGCGCGGCTCACGCGGTGGCCATCCGTTCCCGGGTGCAGGAGCTGTATACCCAGCTCGGAGTACGTTTCCCGGTCTATGTGATGCTCACCAAGCTGGACCTGGTGCCCGGCTTCATGGAGTTCTTCGAGGGCCTGAGCAAGGAAGAGCGCGCCCAGGTCTGGGGCATGACCTTTACCCTGGACGACGGCAAGAGTGTCGAAGGCCCGCTGCAGGTGTTCCGCAGCGAGTTCGACGCGCTGGAGGCGCGCCTCAACGAGCGGCTGGTCGAGCGCTTGCAGCAGGAACGCGATCCGGCGCGGCGCGACCTGATCTACGGCTTCCCGCAGCAGTTCGCGGCGCTGCGCGAAGCGCTGGCCGGCTTCCTCGATGGTGTGTTCAAACCCAACCCGTACGAGGAGCGGGTGCTGCTGCGCGGTGTGTACCTGACCAGCGGCACCCAGGAAGGCAGCCCCATCGACCGGCTGATCGGCGCCATGGCGCAGAGCATGAGCCTGGATCGCCAGCACCTGGCGCGCCAGACCGGCACCGGGCGCAGCTACTTCATCGAACGCCTGCTGCGTGACGTGGTGTTCGGCGAGCGTGGCCTGGTCGGCGCCAACCCCAAGGTCGAGCGGCAGAAGCGCTGGCTGGCCCGCGGGGTGATCGCCGCGACCGTAGTGCTGGTGCTCGGCACTGCCGCCGTCTGGTTCGCCAGCTTCCGCGCCAACCAGGCCTACATCGCTGCCGTGGATGCCCGCGTGCAGCCGCTGCGGGGCGAGCTGCAGGCGCTCAGCCCGGCGCAGCGCGAGGTGCTGGCGGTGCAACCGCTGCTCGATGCCATCCGCAACGTCAGTGGCGATGCGCCGAGTTGGGCCGAAGGCTTCGGCCTGTACCAGGGCGACATGCTCGATAGCGAAGCCTCCAGTGTCTACCGCAAGCTGCTCATCGCGGTCATGGCGCCGCGGGTGCTGGCGCGTCTGGAAGAGCAGCTGCGTGCCGGCGGCAATTCGGACTTCCTCTACGAAGGGCTCAAGGCCTACCTGATGCTCGGTGAAGCCGAACGCTACGACGCCGACTTCATCAAGGCCTGGATCGCCCTGGATTGGGACCGCAGCCTGCCGCGCGACCTGCTGCCCGAGCAGCGTGACGCGCTCAACGCCCACCTGGCGGCGCTGTATGACCGCCAGCCGCCGGTGGTGCGCCTCGACGAGCACCTGATCGAGGACGTGCGCCGCCAACTGCAGCGCCTGTCCGTCGCCCAGCGCGCCTATGACCGGGTCAAGCGTCAGAAGCTGCCCGACGGCATCCCCGATTTCCGCATCAGCGAAGCGGCCGGGCGTGATGCCGCGCTGGTCTTCACCCGCAAGAGCGGCAAGCCGCTGAACGAGCCGCTCAGCGGCTTCTACACCCAGCGCGGTTACCGTGAAGCCTTCCTGGTCGGCAGCGTCAGCCAGGCCGGTACGCTGGCCGAGGAGCAGTGGGTGCTCGGCCGCAGTCTGGACGACGGTCAGGACGCCGCCGCCCTGGCCCTGGAAGTGCGCCGCCTCTACGTGCAGGACTACATGCGCCAATGGGATGCGCTGCTCGCCGACCTCGACTTCGTGCCGGTGACCAGCGTCGCCCAGGCCGCCGACGTGCTGCGCGTGCTGTCCGGGCCGACTTCGCCGCTCAAGAAGCTGCTGCAGGCAGTGGCCAAGGAAACCGACCTGCAGAAGGAAGAACGCCTGGTCGCCGAGAAGCTCAAGGAGCGCGGCGGCGATACCGTCGACCGTCTCAAGCAACAGCTCGGCTCGCTGGTCGGGCAGTCGGAGGAGGGCGCGGCCCAGGTGCTGGCCACCGAGATGGACCCGATCACCGCCCACTTCGCCGAGCTCAACAGCCTGGTCGAAGCCGGCGACGGCCAGCCACCGGCCATCGACGCGCTGCTGCAGGACCTCAACGCCCTGTACGTGCAGGTCAGCGCCATGAGTGGCGCCAGCGGCGATGCGCTGCTGGGCGAGTCGCGCAACCAGACCACCGCTGCGGCCGACCAGGTGCGCCTGAGCGCCGAAAGGCAGCCGCCGGTGGTGCAGGGCTTCCTGAAGTCGGTCGTGGGCTCCACCACCGGCACCATGATGGGCGGCATCCGCAACCAGTTGAACGCCGCCTGGATGAGCGAAGTGGTCAGCGTCTACCGCCAGTCCCTGGCTGGGCGTTATCCGCTGGACCGCAGCAGCAGCCGAGACGCGACCCTGGACGACTTCGGTCACTTCTTCGGCCAGGGCGGGGTGCTCGACAGCTATTTCCGTCGCTACCTGCAACCTTACGTGGACACCTCGGCCAGCACCTGGCGCTGGCAGCCCGGCGCCGCGCAAAAGCTCGGCATCGGCAGCGGTGTGCTGCAGACCTTCCAGCGTGCCGCGAGCATCCGCGAGGCGTTCTTCCGCTCCGGCGGCACCCAGCCGATGGTGCGCTTCGAGCTGCGCCCGGTGGCCATGGATGCCAGCATCGAGCAGTTCCAGCTCGACCTCGACGGCCAGCAGTTCAGCTACGACCATGGTCCGGCGCGCCCGGTTGCCATGCAGTGGCCGAGCGCCAACGGCACCGGCGTGGTGCGCCTGAATATCTCGCCGGCCTCGGTCACCGGTCGCTCGGGTATCACTCTGGAAGGACCGTGGGCATGGTTCCGCCTGCTCGACCAGTCGGACCTCGCCCAGGGCAATTCGCCGGATCGCTTCACCCTGCGCATGCGCGTGGACAACGCCAGCATTTCCAGCGAGCTGCGCGCCAGCAGCGCGTTCAATCCATTCCGCCGCCAGGTGGTCAGCGGTTTCAGCCTGCCGGAGCGTTTGTGA
- the tagF gene encoding type VI secretion system-associated protein TagF produces the protein MSTPGFYGKLAVRGDFIHRGLSPAFIEAWDAWLAAGLAASRQTLGEAWLDAYLVSPLWRFAVAPGLLGAEPVCGVMMPSVDRVGRYFPLTIVLPLPADADIGQLVSGADDWFERAEGLLLSTLEEGADAEAFERGVEALGSPLLTSCSEQRWDASGAAIWPASNPPARGLALMQQAWNGASLWWGNGSERVAPGLVRFAGLPPAEAFSRLLSESAGGQP, from the coding sequence GTGAGTACACCAGGTTTCTACGGCAAGTTGGCCGTACGGGGAGATTTCATTCATCGCGGCCTGAGCCCGGCGTTCATCGAAGCCTGGGATGCCTGGCTGGCAGCGGGGCTGGCAGCCAGCCGGCAGACCCTTGGCGAAGCCTGGCTGGACGCCTACCTGGTCAGCCCGCTGTGGCGTTTCGCCGTAGCGCCCGGCCTGCTTGGCGCCGAGCCGGTATGCGGGGTGATGATGCCCAGCGTTGACCGGGTCGGCCGTTATTTCCCGCTGACCATCGTCCTGCCGCTGCCAGCGGATGCCGACATCGGTCAGCTGGTCAGCGGCGCTGACGACTGGTTCGAGCGCGCCGAAGGGCTGCTGCTGTCGACCCTGGAGGAGGGCGCCGATGCCGAGGCCTTCGAGCGCGGCGTCGAGGCGTTGGGCAGCCCATTGCTGACCAGCTGCAGCGAACAGCGCTGGGACGCCAGCGGCGCCGCCATCTGGCCCGCGAGCAATCCGCCGGCACGTGGCCTGGCCCTGATGCAGCAGGCCTGGAACGGCGCCAGCCTGTGGTGGGGCAATGGCTCCGAGCGCGTGGCGCCGGGGCTGGTGCGCTTCGCGGGGTTGCCGCCGGCCGAGGCATTCAGCCGCCTGCTCAGCGAGTCCGCGGGAGGCCAGCCGTGA
- a CDS encoding PP2C family protein-serine/threonine phosphatase: MIPSNVTRYHSASHTHVGMVRKINEDACLDAPDNGLWAVADGMGGHASGDFVSSLIIDSLRALPPSAVLDTYRGAIIDTLDQVNGQVRVEAEKRGGATMGSTVVVLAARGAEALCLWAGDSRLYRLRNGDLQPISRDHSYVQELVDSGLLDDEAARSHPMGNIVTRALGVQDELELETATLEVRPGDTFLLCSDGLNKTVEDHELREVLGHEDPYQVVRSLVHLGLTRGAPDNITAVVIKAA, translated from the coding sequence GTGATTCCGTCGAACGTGACCCGCTACCACTCGGCCAGCCACACCCATGTCGGCATGGTGCGCAAGATCAACGAGGACGCCTGCCTGGACGCTCCGGACAACGGCCTGTGGGCCGTCGCCGACGGCATGGGCGGGCATGCCAGCGGCGACTTCGTCAGCAGCCTGATCATCGACAGCCTGCGCGCCCTGCCGCCCAGTGCGGTGCTCGACACCTACCGCGGGGCGATCATCGATACCCTGGATCAGGTCAACGGGCAGGTGCGCGTCGAAGCCGAGAAACGGGGGGGCGCGACCATGGGCAGCACCGTGGTGGTGCTCGCCGCCCGGGGCGCCGAGGCGCTCTGCCTGTGGGCCGGCGACAGCCGCCTGTACCGGCTGCGCAACGGCGATCTGCAGCCGATCAGCCGTGACCACAGCTACGTGCAGGAACTGGTCGACAGCGGCCTGCTCGACGACGAAGCCGCGCGCAGCCACCCCATGGGCAACATCGTCACCCGCGCCCTCGGCGTGCAGGACGAACTGGAGCTGGAAACCGCGACGCTGGAAGTGCGCCCCGGCGACACCTTCCTGCTGTGCAGCGACGGCCTGAACAAGACGGTCGAGGATCATGAACTGCGCGAAGTGCTGGGCCACGAAGACCCCTACCAGGTGGTGCGCAGCCTGGTGCACCTTGGCTTGACCCGGGGCGCGCCGGATAATATTACCGCCGTGGTGATCAAGGCCGCGTAG